The following is a genomic window from Psychrobacter immobilis.
AAAATCAACCAACAAAAAGCCGATTTGCTGTATAAAACAATCGATGATAGCAGTTTTTATAGCAATCCAGTTGAACCCAAATATCGCTCTATCATGAACGTGCCGTTTACCTTAGCCGACAGCTGCCTTGATAAAGTATTCTTAGAAGAGTCGGAAGCGGCAGGCCTCATGAATCTAAAAGGTCACCGCGATGTAGGCGGTATGCGTGCCAGCATTTACAATGCAGTGTCATTAGATTGGGTGCAGCAGTTGGTTGACTTTATGATTGCGTTTGAAAAAAAACACGCATAAATTATGTATAGACTTTAAAATAAAAGACGCAACTTTTATAAGCTGCGTCTTTTTTTATACGCGTTAGTATTCTTTTAAGATAAATGATGCATCATGTAGCAACTCTAACGCTGCAAATCATTAGGTTAAAAAACCTAAGTTTGTTATGATAGAATTCTGCAGCACTTACGATACGTCAGATACGACATATTTTTTTAGATTTTATTTCATAAGCGGTCATTAGCCTTTAGTCACTGGTTAAATGTTCAATATATTCATTCGGTCTGGCAAAGGGGTTTGTTATAACTTTATGATGCTAAAAAATACCATGCTAAAAGCCGTCTTGCTTGCCATTACTATTAGCTGGATACCAGCCAGTATTGCGGTGCCAATCACCACTACTGCGCTTGGTCATAATAGTACCACTGAGTATATCGATGTGCCCTTTATGCCTTATGCCAACCCAAAGGCGCCCAAAGGTGGTACGCTTTCACTGGATGCACGCGGCACCTTTAATGCGGCCAATAAATGGATGACCACAGGTGTGGCGATGGTTGGCACCGATTATCTATATGACACCTTGATGACTGGCTCATTAAATGAAGCTTTTACCATGTATCCGCAGCTGGCAACCAAAGTAACTTATGATCCTGATGAAACCAGTTGGATTATCTATCATATTAATCCTGCTGCGCGCTTTTGGGACGGGACACCGGTTACCAGTAGTGACGTCAAAGCCACTTATGATACGCTGTTAAATAAAGGTCCGATGTATATCCGTAGTTATTTGGGTGATATTAAAGACATTCAGATTATTAATAAGCAACAAGTGAAGTTTATCTTTGCTTCTGATGATAATAAAGAAATCTTACTAACTGTCGGACAGTTTCCTATTTTTGCTAAGTCCTCTATCGATACGTACTTTGAGAAAATAACGTTGACGCCATTGATGGGCAGTGGACCTTATAAGTTAGGACGTGTCGATGCAGGGCGCTCGGTCAGCTATGTGCGTGATCCCAATTATTGGGGTCGTGATTTGATGGTCAATCGTGGTCGTTATAACTTCGATATGATTAAGTTTGTCTATTATCAAAGCGATGAGATTGCTTTCGAAGGTTTTAAGTCTGGTCAATATCGTTTTCGCCCTGAGAATAAAGCATCGAACTGGGCAACGGGTTATAACTTCCCAGCTGTCAAAGCAGGTCTTATCAATAAAGAAACCATAAGCAGCGAAAACCCAGTACCGATGCAAGGTCTGGTCATGAATATGCGCCGTCCTATCTTTCAAGATATTCGTGTCCGTCAAGCACTAAGCAAGGCTTACGACTTTGAGTGGATGAATAAGACCTTGTTTCATGGGCAGTATGAACGTTTGCAAAGTTTCTTTCATGGCTCCGAGCTTGCCGCAACAGGAGTGCCATCTGCTGAAGAGATGCAGGTGCTTACGCCTTTATTACCTAAGCTTGAACCGCTGCAACGTCAAGCCGTATTAATGGAGTGGCAATTGCCGACCAGTGACGGTAGTGGCTTTAACCGTAAAGAGTTACTAGAAGCGCGGCAGCTGTTGCTAGATGCTGGATTTTATTATAACGATATGAAGCTATATCAGCCCAATGGACAACTTGCTCAGATTGAGGTTTTAATGATGGGCGATACTATGGGTCGGGTGCTTCTGCCATATATTCGAAATCTACAGCGCTTAGGATTTGATGCCACGTTACGTCAAGTCGACGGACCACAATATTATGAGCGGGTACGCCGTTTTGACTACGACATGATAGTTGATAAATTTGCTCAGAGTTTATCACCTGGTGCGGAACAAGTTGGTTTTTGGGGTAGCTCAGCCGCTGACCAAGCGGGCAATAGAAATACTATCGGCATCAAAAACCCAGAGATTGACGCGGTGATAGAGCAGCTTGGTAATGCTAAAACTCGCGACGATACTATATTATATACTCAGGTGCTCGATCGCCTACTACGTGCTGGTCATTATTTAGTGCCCTTATACGGCAAATCAGCGACCAATGTCGCCTATTGGGATCAATATCGTCATACTGAAAAACTGCCCTCTAATGCCATCGGTATTGACTACTGGTGGACGGACAAAGAAGCAGAAGCACGTGTTAACAAATACTTGAAGCAATAATTTAGAACAATAAAGGAAATAACGCTGCATCTTAAAATTTTATTTGGTTTAAAAAAAACCATAAAAGACATCAGCAATAAAGATAACTACTGGTAAGGATTTAATATGACTATCCGCATTCACCCAATCAAAGCGTTCAATGATAATTATATTTGGACATTGATTAATGAAAATAATAAACAGGCGATCGTTATTGATCCTGGTCAAGCTGAGCCTGTCATGAGTTATTTGGAAGAAAATAAATTAGAGCTGACGTCTATCTGGACGACTCATCATCATCATGACCATATCGGCGGTGTCGCAGAACTGCAAGAGTCTTATCCGATGACGCATCTGGTTGCGCATACTGAGCATAATGTCGATGAAGATCAAACCATCAAAGATGGTAGTACCGTCAGTGCGTGGGGCTGTGCAGCACAAGTATGGGATGTGTCCGGTCATACTGCTAGCCACGTGGCTTATATTTTGGATATTGACGGGCTTAAACATTGCTTTTGTGGCGATACTTTATTTAGTGCTGGATGCGGACGGGTATTTACGGGGACGATTGAGCAATTACACAACAGCTTTAAGCGTTTAAATGGTTTGCCAGCTGAGACGCTACTATATCCTGCGCATGAATACACTGCCAGTAATCTGCGCTTTGGACTATCTATTGAACCTACTAATGAAGCAATGCAGCAAACTCTGGTTCAAGCAGAAGAAAAAACCACCCAAGGTATTCCGACGTTGCCAGTCTCTCTAGAACATGAGCGCGCAGTCAATGTGTTTTTACGGACGCAAGAGCCGAGTGTGATAGCAGGGGTGAAGTCTAAAGCAACCATCGATGATGATAAATCTTTGGCTGTATTTGCTGCGCTACGTGAGCTTAAAAATAACTTTTAAACCATAACGGGCGCTTCGACTGACGTTTTGATAGTTATTAGCTGCTGATTTTCTCTGTTGTTATGTTTATTATCTTAGGAAGCCGTCGTTATGGGTCGTTATATCTTAAAAAGGTTACTGCTGATATTACCGACGCTTTTTTTGATATTATTGGCGAATTTTGTGATTGTACAAGCAGCGCCTGGTGGTCCTGTCGAGCAGCAGCTGGCGCTTATCGAGCAAGGTGCAAAAGACAATGCGCTTGGCGGTAATATTGGCGCGGGTAGTGCGGGAAATAACAGTACCTATCAAGGTACGCGTGGCTTATCTGAGGAAATGGTTGCAGCGATTAATGCCCAATACGGCTTTGATAAATCGGCACCTGAGCGCTTTTGGCTCATGTTAAAGAATTACGCTCAGCTAGATTTTGGCGAGTCTTTTTTTAAAGGACAGTCGGTAACGGATTTGATTATCGAGAAATTACCCGTTTCTATCTCGCTTGGGCTCTGGAGCACGTTGCTGATTTATATGATAGCGATTCCACTAGGTATCTATAAAGCCATGCATCATGGCTCGGGGATTGATAAAGTTACTGCCATGCTACTGGCTATCGGGCATGCAATACCCGTTTTCGTATTTGCCGTTATATTACTGGTGTTCTTTGCCGGTGGTAGCTACTGGAATATCTTTCCACTGCAAGGCTTGACCTCTGAGAACTTCGATCAATTAAGCGCGCTGGGTAAAATCAAAGATTACTTTTGGCATTTGGCGCTACCACTGCTGGCAAGTACGATTGGCGGTTTTGCGGGTTTGACCTATCTGACCAAGTTTAGCTTTTTAGAAGAGCTGGGTAAGCAATATGTACTTACTGCTCGTGCTAAAGGGCTGGGTGAGCGTCAGGTCCTTTACGGGCATGTGTTTCGTAATGCCATGCTGATTATTATTGCAGGTATTCCAGCGGCTATCGTTGGCATTTTCTTTGCCGGAAACTTCTTAATCGAGATTATTTTTAAACTTGATGGTTTGGGTCTCTTAGGCTTCGAAGCCATTCAACAGCGCGATTATCCTGTGATATTCGGTACATTGTTTATTTTTACCTTGGTCGGACTGTTATTACAGTTAATCAGTGATTTGAGTTATCACTTAATTGATCCTCGTATTGATTTTGAGGGGCGCTAATGTCAAGTTATCCATTACCTTCAACGCCTTCATCTGCATCTCCTGTCTCTATGCCAAAAAAACGTCGCCTAAATCCTATCTGGCAGGCACGCCTAAACCGTTTTCGCCAAAATCGTCTTGGCGTCGTATCATTATTCATTTTTGCGCTGATATTCGTCATTTGTATGGCAGCCAATGTGATTGCCAATGACAAGCCGCTACTGGTGCAGTATCAAGGCGATTATTACTTTCCTGTCCTAAAAGCTTATCCTGAAACGGCTTTTGGTGGGGTGTTTGAGACTGAAGCCAATTATAAAGACCCTGCGGTACAGACGCTGATTGATGAGCAGGGTTTTTACATTATGCCGCCGATTCCATTTGCCGATCAGACACCAAACGTTGAGCTGGGTATTCCATATCCAGCAGCGCCCAATAGCCAGAACTGGCTTGGTACTGATGACTTAGGCCGCGATGTGCTGGCACGGATACTTTATGGCATGCGCGTGTCGTTACTTTTTGGTTTAGCATTGACACTTGCTGGGGCAGTGATTGGTATTATCGTCGGTGCAATACAAGGCTATTACGGTGGTTGGATAGATTTGGCAGGGCAGCGCTTCATGGAATTATGGGGCGGTATGCCGCAGCTGTTTATGATTATTATTTTGGTCAGCTTATTCAGCCCTAGTATCTTTATGCTATTTGCAATGATGCTGTTATTTGGTTGGATGGGACTGGTTGGTTTGGTACGGGCAGAGTTTTTGCGCGCGCGTAACTTTGACTATGTACGTGCTGCGCGTAATCTTGGGGTATCCGACAGTCAAATCATGCTAAGGCATATCTTGCCCAATGCCCTAGCGTCAAGTTTGTCACAGCTGCCATTTATATTGACAGCTAATATTATCGCTTTAACGGCACTAGATTTCTTGGGTTATGGCTTGCCACCTGGTTCACCATCGCTTGGTGAGCTTATGGTACAAGGTAAAAACAATCTCGATGCGCCTTGGCTTGCACTATCTGGATTTTTTAGTTTGACCTTTATTTTATCATTGCTGATTTTCGTTGGCGAAGCGCTGCGTGATGCGTTTGATCCGAGGCGTTCTTAAGATGACTATGATTGATACGCAAACTGACAGCCTAAACGTAAATCGTAGCAATACACAGCAAAAGCTAATATTGAGTGTCGATAAGCTCAGTATTCTTACCAATACTGGCGTAACGTTAGTTGATAATCTGTCTTATACGCTTAGGCAAGGACGAACCCTTGCTATCGTAGGTGAATCAGGCTCTGGCAAATCCATTGCAAGTCTCGCGCTATTAGGCTTATTGCCAGACAGTTTGACCGTTAGCGGTGAGGTGAAGCTAGCAGGGTCAGCAGGGTTGACTGTGCTACCGATAGCCAATGCCAATGCCAATGCCAATGCCAATGTTAGTGTTAGTGCTAAGGCACGTAACGCTGCGCTGCGCTCTATTCGCGGACAGCGCATCGGCATGGTGTTTCAAGAGCCGATGACGGCGCTCAATCCACTACATACAGTTGCCAAACAAATTGCAGAATCACTACGTCTAGTTGGTGTGCCCAAGAAACAATGGCAAAGTCAAACAATCGATTTACTAAATGATGTCAATATTACCAATCCGATTGATAAGCTGAACCGCTATCCGCATGAGCTATCAGGTGGTCAACGTCAACGGGTCATGATTGCCATGGCATTGGCACAGCAGCCTGATATTTTAATCGCTGATGAGCCGACCACCGCGCTTGATGTGACTCTCCAACATGAGATTCTCACCCTATTAGATGATCTTAAGCGTCAGCATAATATGGCGATGGTGCTTATTAGCCATGACCTCAATCTGGTCAGGCGCTACAGTGATGAAGTAATTGTCATGCGCCAAGGGCAAACGATTGAGCAGGGGCAAACCGCAGCGGTGTTTAACCAGCCCAAAGCCGAATATACCCGCTCGTTAATCAAACAAGACTTTGGCCAAGCACTGAACTTCTCTAATGATGATCAAAGTCATCCACCAACCGTATTGCAAGTCAGCAATTTACAAGTACAGTTTCCCATTGAAAAAAGTCTGTTTGGTGGTACTAAGCGCTGGTTTGATGCGGTGAAAAGCGTTGATATGACGCTACAGAAAGGCTGGGCGTTAGGCATTGTAGGTGAGTCAGGCTCTGGAAAAACCACGATAGCGCTTGCGTTAAGTCAATTACTTAGCAATCAAGCGCGTGTGGGTGGCGAAATAATGGTCAATGGACAAGATATTTCAGTATTGTCCAAGGGTGAGCTACGTCAGTTCCGCTCGCAAATTCAAATGGTATTTCAAGACCCCTTTGCCAGTATTAATTCACGTATGACGGTGATGCAAATCATTGAAGAAGGATTGCTCGTACAAGGCGTTGATAAGGCAGCACGGCGGCAGGCAGTGATGGATAGCCTTACTACCGTGCATCTGCCAGCTGAGTTTGCGCATCGCTATCCGCATGAGTTGTCAGGTGGTCAGCGTCAGCGTGTCGCACTTGCGCGCGCCCTGATTATGCAGCCGAGTCTATTGATATTGGATGAGCCGACGTCCGCGCTTGATAGTACCACGCAGGTGACCGTCGTTAATTTACTACGTGAAATTCAACAGAAACTACAAATCAGCTATGTGTTTATTAGTCATGACTTAAAAGTAGTACGCGCCCTATGTCAGCATATTATGGTGCTTAAAGATGGCATATGTATTGAGTACGGACGTACTGAAGATATTTTTAATAGCCCACAGCATCCCTATGCGCAGCAGTTGCTGCAGGCGAGCATGATTTAGCTTAGCCAAAAAGAGTTAAGCAGATATAGCCAAATAAGCAGAACATGGCAGTTCATACTAATTGCGATATCCTAAAAATAGCAGTG
Proteins encoded in this region:
- a CDS encoding microcin C ABC transporter permease YejB; its protein translation is MGRYILKRLLLILPTLFLILLANFVIVQAAPGGPVEQQLALIEQGAKDNALGGNIGAGSAGNNSTYQGTRGLSEEMVAAINAQYGFDKSAPERFWLMLKNYAQLDFGESFFKGQSVTDLIIEKLPVSISLGLWSTLLIYMIAIPLGIYKAMHHGSGIDKVTAMLLAIGHAIPVFVFAVILLVFFAGGSYWNIFPLQGLTSENFDQLSALGKIKDYFWHLALPLLASTIGGFAGLTYLTKFSFLEELGKQYVLTARAKGLGERQVLYGHVFRNAMLIIIAGIPAAIVGIFFAGNFLIEIIFKLDGLGLLGFEAIQQRDYPVIFGTLFIFTLVGLLLQLISDLSYHLIDPRIDFEGR
- the gloB gene encoding hydroxyacylglutathione hydrolase, which gives rise to MTIRIHPIKAFNDNYIWTLINENNKQAIVIDPGQAEPVMSYLEENKLELTSIWTTHHHHDHIGGVAELQESYPMTHLVAHTEHNVDEDQTIKDGSTVSAWGCAAQVWDVSGHTASHVAYILDIDGLKHCFCGDTLFSAGCGRVFTGTIEQLHNSFKRLNGLPAETLLYPAHEYTASNLRFGLSIEPTNEAMQQTLVQAEEKTTQGIPTLPVSLEHERAVNVFLRTQEPSVIAGVKSKATIDDDKSLAVFAALRELKNNF
- a CDS encoding extracellular solute-binding protein gives rise to the protein MLKNTMLKAVLLAITISWIPASIAVPITTTALGHNSTTEYIDVPFMPYANPKAPKGGTLSLDARGTFNAANKWMTTGVAMVGTDYLYDTLMTGSLNEAFTMYPQLATKVTYDPDETSWIIYHINPAARFWDGTPVTSSDVKATYDTLLNKGPMYIRSYLGDIKDIQIINKQQVKFIFASDDNKEILLTVGQFPIFAKSSIDTYFEKITLTPLMGSGPYKLGRVDAGRSVSYVRDPNYWGRDLMVNRGRYNFDMIKFVYYQSDEIAFEGFKSGQYRFRPENKASNWATGYNFPAVKAGLINKETISSENPVPMQGLVMNMRRPIFQDIRVRQALSKAYDFEWMNKTLFHGQYERLQSFFHGSELAATGVPSAEEMQVLTPLLPKLEPLQRQAVLMEWQLPTSDGSGFNRKELLEARQLLLDAGFYYNDMKLYQPNGQLAQIEVLMMGDTMGRVLLPYIRNLQRLGFDATLRQVDGPQYYERVRRFDYDMIVDKFAQSLSPGAEQVGFWGSSAADQAGNRNTIGIKNPEIDAVIEQLGNAKTRDDTILYTQVLDRLLRAGHYLVPLYGKSATNVAYWDQYRHTEKLPSNAIGIDYWWTDKEAEARVNKYLKQ
- a CDS encoding ABC transporter ATP-binding protein; translation: MIDTQTDSLNVNRSNTQQKLILSVDKLSILTNTGVTLVDNLSYTLRQGRTLAIVGESGSGKSIASLALLGLLPDSLTVSGEVKLAGSAGLTVLPIANANANANANVSVSAKARNAALRSIRGQRIGMVFQEPMTALNPLHTVAKQIAESLRLVGVPKKQWQSQTIDLLNDVNITNPIDKLNRYPHELSGGQRQRVMIAMALAQQPDILIADEPTTALDVTLQHEILTLLDDLKRQHNMAMVLISHDLNLVRRYSDEVIVMRQGQTIEQGQTAAVFNQPKAEYTRSLIKQDFGQALNFSNDDQSHPPTVLQVSNLQVQFPIEKSLFGGTKRWFDAVKSVDMTLQKGWALGIVGESGSGKTTIALALSQLLSNQARVGGEIMVNGQDISVLSKGELRQFRSQIQMVFQDPFASINSRMTVMQIIEEGLLVQGVDKAARRQAVMDSLTTVHLPAEFAHRYPHELSGGQRQRVALARALIMQPSLLILDEPTSALDSTTQVTVVNLLREIQQKLQISYVFISHDLKVVRALCQHIMVLKDGICIEYGRTEDIFNSPQHPYAQQLLQASMI
- a CDS encoding ABC transporter permease — protein: MPKKRRLNPIWQARLNRFRQNRLGVVSLFIFALIFVICMAANVIANDKPLLVQYQGDYYFPVLKAYPETAFGGVFETEANYKDPAVQTLIDEQGFYIMPPIPFADQTPNVELGIPYPAAPNSQNWLGTDDLGRDVLARILYGMRVSLLFGLALTLAGAVIGIIVGAIQGYYGGWIDLAGQRFMELWGGMPQLFMIIILVSLFSPSIFMLFAMMLLFGWMGLVGLVRAEFLRARNFDYVRAARNLGVSDSQIMLRHILPNALASSLSQLPFILTANIIALTALDFLGYGLPPGSPSLGELMVQGKNNLDAPWLALSGFFSLTFILSLLIFVGEALRDAFDPRRS